The sequence GATAAACCACGATCAAAGACTTCATTAGCTATCATAATGGTTGTGAAGGAACCCAGTGAAATCACGGAATTAGCACCAGCCCTCAACGCATAATCCCTATCAACTTCATTAAGAACCTCGGCAATCACATGGGCATCAATATTCAGCTTCCTAACACTCATGATTAATAATATAACCTTCGCATCGGCTGTCTTAACATCAGAATCATTAAATGGAAGTATCACTACCGTAGAGGCCTTATCAACACCAGCCCTTAGCAAGTCATTAGTATTGAATGGATCCCCATGAATAAACTCAACATCAGCAGGTAATGATGACGGCTTATCACTATTATTTAAGTAAAGAATATCAACGATCTCACCCTTCCTATTCATTAAATCGATAACGACATTAATAACCCTCAAGGCTCTATCGACATCACCGATCACAACAATATGCTTGCCCTTTGAGGTTGTGTGTTGACCCATGCTCCTCATTATCGCAACATTAGTTAATTCAGTGGCTATCGAGGCCGTCAGCAGGCTTATTACGGCAATACCCACGGGCATGATCACCATATCAACCACCTTACCAAGGAATGTGTTAGGTACGATGTCGCCATAACCAACGGTTGTTATGGTCTCCATCACAAACCAAACAGCATTAAAATAATTGTTAAATTCAGGATTCTTACCATACTCAATTACATACATAACAAAAGCACCAATG is a genomic window of Vulcanisaeta souniana JCM 11219 containing:
- a CDS encoding potassium channel family protein — encoded protein: MVIPITVLRILKRFRRIVRSVIFYSLILFLVILFIGAFVMYVIEYGKNPEFNNYFNAVWFVMETITTVGYGDIVPNTFLGKVVDMVIMPVGIAVISLLTASIATELTNVAIMRSMGQHTTSKGKHIVVIGDVDRALRVINVVIDLMNRKGEIVDILYLNNSDKPSSLPADVEFIHGDPFNTNDLLRAGVDKASTVVILPFNDSDVKTADAKVILLIMSVRKLNIDAHVIAEVLNEVDRDYALRAGANSVISLGSFTTIMIANEVFDRGLSSVLMNIINKGNLGLIKADEYVGSRFIDIMQVVKSKLNYLVIGIVRGNEVILNPGNDFVIQPSDSLLIIK